In Dermacentor variabilis isolate Ectoservices chromosome 10, ASM5094787v1, whole genome shotgun sequence, the genomic window CAGGCTGCACATATGACAGCAGACAACACTGTAACACAGACGCACAAGTTGTAGGGAAAAATATATGTTCAGGCGACATCCCTTAATTTGATCCTGAGAAGACCAACGAAATTGGTTGAATTATCCAACAAGTCGAATTAAACAAGGTGCATAAAAGATGCCAAAACACTGCTGATTCATTGGGCAGTATTTGCGCAATTCTAAAACAGCCTCAAATGAAAGGTGTGCAAGCTTTCTGTGTCCAAACTAGGAAACTAAAGTAAAAATGACACCAAATctcctaaacaaagtataaaTATAATGCACACCCAATATTTTAGCAATAAAAATAGccaagggtctaatatgtgttgtTCAATGGCAGCCGGGGTTTCTTTAAGACAGCTTAGCCGCACAGTTATTGAACTTGGCTTCGCTGCAAGATAACCACATTATGCGGTCAAGTGTAAAAACGCCGCAGAGACATTTTTGGTTTCGTGTCGTATAGCACTGTCCAAGCAATTTTTTGACAAActttcctggaaaaaagaaaagaagatgcacattagaatcgggcaaatactgTAATAATTCGCTGTGGGCTACCGTGTTTATTGAAAATCTTCCCGTGAaatgcccaaagtaggcattcttGGCAAGAAATGACGCATGTTTGGTGCATTTCCTATACCCTAAGCACTGCCGAGACGGACGCTGCTGCTATACAAGTCACCGCTGAGGTCACCATAAGGGTAGGGTGTGTGCATGATGACCAGCCAAGTTGGAATTATCCGGCAAAGACTAATTtcaggatcgaaataatgaaagttttgtCCTATAGTATGTATAATGTATGGGTGTTGCCTGGGACATTTGGTCGAGATCGAATTAACAGAAGACGACTGTATTCGTATGAGTACACTCGTGATTGGTTGGCATTATTTGTATCTTCCACTTTCAAAACATGTAAAGCATAGCACAGTCAAATCCACTCGCAACGCTTCCATGTATAATGGATCTATCAGTTTTGAGTACAAGACTTGTGCTACCATACACGTTAGAATGAGAAGAAAgatggttaaccgaggggcccaatttctTCTCATTCGTTACATAaggagggtctcaaatccggcaacattgatgccttcaggtaccatgtgtaggtttattgaccagttgctttcagCCAAAAAGATAACGTACTCATGACGCCTGCAtcagaaaggatgtttcacatccgctgccaaggttcaTGAGTGGttgcactggctaacactcccaacgTTAGTTGTAGCAGTaaaaacataaatgcccaagaaagtagATAGGAAAATGGTGCCGTGGTAGCTAaattagagcatcgcacgtgtaatgcgaagatgtTGGATCGTTACCCACCTGCGTCCAAGTCactttttaatccactttcattgccattaatttatcatttctttaattcaattagtaagtgcaagtaatttcccctatgttgtccttggtgtctttgttggcttcttatcatacATATTAGAGCTACACTATGGTAAGCACAAATATAATGAGTTGCTAATATAATGCTTGCTTTTCAGGAAATTATCAAATTTCTTATGAGGGGTTTAAACTGTATAGCTGAAATACAACGTGTGAGgtaatcaataaaaaaaatacttctaCATGACGTGCGCCAACTACAGAGAGCAAGCAGTGAATGCATGAAGCTAGTGTCAACCAGTGAGCAGTTATTGAAAGTTGTGCACAGCTTTTTTCCTGTTTATTCATGGAATGCCTCTGTGATGAGATCAATTTTGAATAGCATACAGGTGGTGGAAAGGACGGTGTTAATACGTTTCTGGTGACAACATAGGCTCCCTTGGAGACAGTGATGCCTTTAATGAAAACGAGAAAGATTCTTGTTATTTGTGGTGAAGACTGATGTGATGTTAACCATAAGTTACGGTGAACCTTTTGTGCTGGTGACTGTCATGATGCCAGTGCAAGGTGCTTATCTAAGTTGCACAGAATTGGCAGTGCTGCTAGTGTTGGTCATAGCTGCCATTAAAATTTATGTACTAGTGTTCACAAGTGTTACTGCCATACTGCCACAGATTGCCATTTTTTTGCAGTCACATTGTCTGGCTGACAGCCAGCCCCTGTGGCCTTGCATGAAGCTTCACATGGAGTTCAactctggttttctttttttttttattcatgggAAATGTAGAAATGCTCTCCTGGGAAAACACTGCATTGATCTAAAAGAAatgtttcatttaaaagaaaaattttaactcTTGTAATTACAGTAAGCACAATCATGAGTTCAGTTCCCAATCTCTTGTGTATATATTAAGCAGAAGTTGTTAAGTTTACAACCTGTGTGGCTTGGCAGCAAAACAagctataaatttctgtaaattgcaccttTTTGATTGTTTAAAGCAGACAGCATTGGCATCTTGCACTGCAACATACTCATATTTTATTACAGGGATTTTGTATAACTTACTTAACATGGTAACAATTCATGCGCAGTGTAATTTAACATTGAATCATGTCCGTTTTGTCTAATCAAAATTTAACATCACTCCATTGTACTTCACAAATCTTCAAATTCCATTATGGTTGTAAATGTGGCATTGCAGCATCTTCAATTTTTGTGACTTGCAATTTTTTATAAAGGGTTGACAACATACATTCACTGGActtgagaacattttattttAAACAACAAGAAGCTCTGTTCAAATCTGTAGGCACTAATGAGAGAATTTCTGTGCTTACTTTGTATGTGAATGGTGAGACCAGAGTTGGGTAAAGCTTTGTGAAGCTGAAAGCCATGTAAGTTGCTCTAGTTAGTGAATAGTGAATGGCCATACATTAAGCAGTCAGCAGACTTTTTTTGCTGTGCATGTTAGTCAATCGGTGGCTATTAATTGAGGCTACCAAGTGCAGCTAATTCACATACCTTGATGTGCTCTGTGCCTTTAAAATAATCCCGTTGTTAAGAATATAATGGAATTTGTCGGTTGGACTTATGCATGGAAGAACAAGTTTTCGTGATGCTGTCATAACTTCACTATGAAATTGCATCGTTGGCTCATTCATTTTATGATTCTTTGCTGCTCCCACACTTGTCTTGTGCTTGTATTATGATATGTGGTATGCATTTTTCTGTGATGTTTATTCactatttttttaaattgttCTTATCCGTCGcatgtactatcagcgtcaaatgaaacgtgaacagcggagcgcgtggcccaagcataggGAAGGTATAGTGCGGGCTGTCCAGTCATTGCCATTGACAGGCACGCACATCCGGTTTGACCGCACTGCGCAATTCCCCTGTAGTGAGACGTTTTCACTTCTGCTCtagttcttacatttgaaagggagaaaataaatatgaaacaGAACAGACGCTAAATTTGCATATTGCTGCAAGTGTTGTCCCACAATTCACCGAAACCATAAGTGCTatcggcgcgaacagcggtgcgtgtggtgcagtttgcaccatCACCACGATAGATTCGCTCATGTGGTTTGTCACCTGTGCACCACATTCATTCTTTCAATTGGCAAACTTTCACAGCACGATATCGCTGGCAGCCACGAAGGTGGCTGGCGTGGGCGTGCTGAGCGCGTTTGGCCGTTTGTTTGACTCCCAAACGGGCACCATGCGGCCAAATCGGATGTGCGCACCTATTGATGGTGATGACTGGGCGGCATGCACTCtgccttcacttatgcttgggccacacgCTCCGCTGTTCCCGTTTCATTTGATGCTGATAGTACACTGCAGTTCAGATGCTTGCCATTGTTTTATTAATTACTTTATAAAATGTGCTTTGGTCTTGCCATGCAGACAGGCTTTGCACAAAATGATCACCCCGATTTCGCCACGATCTTGTTctcacaaacatatatatatatatatatatatatttaaggcAAACTCTCCAAAAAAAAGCTAAGTTCCATTAGGGAGCTAATCACCAACCCCAAGTGGGTGCCCATGTGTGCATCTATGCTGGCGAGGATACTGTGGAGATCATTTATGCTAGTCCTGTATGGTATTGCAATGGCGCCATGTCTTTAAATGCCAACACCGACTTCTGTCAGTAGCTTACagatacagtcgaacgcctttataacgaaatGCTTGGGGCCTTGAAATCACTCGTTATACCGGTCACTTGGTTGTACAGGTCGTGCACTGCACAGCTCATAATAGaaccgggacagaattattccttcattatacaggtcatGTCATTGTAGAGACGTTCATTGTAGAAACACTCAACTGTATCTCTTTTCTGAAGCAGTCCCACGGCTGCCATGTTTTTGCCTGTGTGGTGCGTTCTTGATGTGATAGTTGTGGCTACAACATAGACTGTGACTTTCTCATTCTAATTGGGTGACTATTTTCATGATGAGTTGGAGCTGCTATTGTACTCGGACAGTTGTTTGAGCCAGACATTTTCTGGGCTATTTATTATTGCTGCTGTGGAATGTAGAATGGCGACAAATGTTTATAAATTTCATTTTATACTATGGAATAGGTGTGATGCTTGTTTGTGATCTTTTGAGGTCTCATCCTTCACTGAAGGACTTAGGTTTTAATGATAGAACTTCACTAGTTTCGTAACATTAGTTGCATTCAAATATGAGCAAGTAGGACTGCAATTTTATGGAGGCCTTTATGCTTTACTTTCATAATAAAACATTGATGTAGTAACATCTTTTTACTTGAATATGGATGTAAATGCCTTTACTGTCACATTTGTTACACCTTGTAAAACACTAAGGCTGCCAATATGCACTGGGCGAGAAAGATCAGTGCTATTATTTCATGTGCTGCACCATAAAAAAAATTTGGGACATATTTTGTCCCCAACCAATAATTGTCCTGTCTGACTTGTGTTTATTTTCTCATAATCTCTGTGctagctactttcctgtcaataaTGCTATGTCACGCTATGTTTGTGATCTGGAAGTAGCAGGTGCGcagtgttaattaattaatttatttatttgaacatactgctagcctcacaTTTGAGGCTCTTGCAGGAAAGGAGCAGGATGCATATTCAGGAGAACACAGTTCAAGTAGGCGCAGACATAAATCAGTTGAGTTGAACGAGGCAGTGCATATGCACCCTATATTCATTATACAAACACTATATAAGGATAAGAAAAACAGTAGTTAACGGCATGTTCGAAGGTTCAGCACATGATAGAAGCACAAAGAAAGAGTGTAGGTACACTGGATATTCATTGCGTATCATGAGCAGCAGAAAAATCGGGGCAGGAAAAACACTGAAACCTGGAACTGAGACCGCGACGATCATAACTTCAAAGCATTGTTTGATATCTTGGGGATGAAACCTTCAGAGTTGTGTGCAGCTGACATGATCAGGTAGACTGTTCCAGTCACGGATTGCATGTGGAAAAAAGGAGTACCTGAGTATGTTGTTGTGAAATCTATATTCTGTTAAGTGCTTGGTGTGTTTTTCACAAACTGTTTATCTATCTGCAGTAAGTAGTTACGTGCATTAATTTTCATGCTGCCActaagaagaaggaaaaagaactCAAGACGAAGTAGTCTGGCTCGATTTTGTATAGGGGGAAGTTCAGCTTGCCTTAATAGTTCTGCAGGGGAGTCAAGATGACAATACTTATTAAAACTACATCTGATCACTTTCCTTTGTACgctcttcaatattgctatgCACTGTTTACGGAAGCGAAACCAACATACTGTTCCACAATTCAGTATAGAGCGAACAAGGGACAATGCTAAGCATTTAGTACTTACTGATGCAGATCTAAGCGAGCATTTTGATGAGCACAGAGCTGTCCGTGCTTCATTAACAATATATGTTACCTGCTTGTCCTATTTAAGATCTGATGAAATTATGAGGCCTAAATATTTATACTCTTCTACTTTCTTTAACATCTGTCCTAGATAATATGGGAAGTTCTTGGGTGCGCTTTTATTCATCACTTTCACACATagtctttttctttattaatatCAATTTGCCATGTTTGACGCTGTTGTGTTATATCTTCAGTTGCACTGCTGAAGGTTATCTGGTCTTCATAATGAAAAGAAAGGCACACATAAATTTCGTTTATAGTTTTGGGACAGGGTACGTTtgaaagggtgcaaactttttttagtgtttgtgtactaaaCATAAAATACTTGAGTTTTTTTTGATGGCATTGCCATAAACTAGCTTCTTGCACTGTGCCAAATGGCTCCCATAAGCTGTAAATACATGGAGATAGATGGTATTGAGAGGCTGTTACCACTACTGTAGGCTTTATTAACTCTACACTGGCTAatttaatattttatttaatttgaTCCAAGGTGACAGTCTCAGCCAGTACCTGTAAATTTTAAGCACCACAACTTTGATTATTTCAATCCTGAAACTTTCCCCTACTGGAGAATTTGAGCTTGACTAGTAAGCATGAACGTGCCGGACCCAAATGGTGACCCCACTCCTCGCTCCAGTGGCTGCAGCGTCTTGACTGTGCCAGGGGTCTGGATGCATTGAGGACGTAATCCCCAGccaaaaacgcttttttttggCCTGTATTCCACCAATAAAACATTTACCCGTTTCCAATGCATGCGTTTTCTTTTCCAAGAAAGAAAATTGGCCAGAAAATAGCCTGCGCGATGCAATCAGATACGAAACTGCATTTGCAACAGCCTATGTCAGAGCCATTGTCATCACAAGACAGTGGCAGAACCAGAATGCAATATTCGTAGCCTTTGATTACGAAAGCTCGTACAGAAGGTCAGCTAATTTAGTACATGTTAAGCTAACCGCAACAAAGTATTGTGGTTGTTCTTGGCATGCAGAATAGCATGTGTTGCAGGGCATACTAGCGAAATGATGAGTCTAGGTGTGgatgccctttctttttttttgtgtgtgtgtgtgtgtgtgattggtAAGGAGTCGTATGATAAATCCGGAATATAAATGTACAGTGGGCCATACAGAGGACGACATGTTCATAAATGGCGATAAACTGCTGTTTGGGAGGGACAACAACAGACATTAAGTACaaataaattttcattttgtGAAAATAAGCTTTGTTGGTTTCACCGTTTTCCAAATGCCAGAATTGGAGGCATGCTACATATTTCTCATCAAAAATCGCATGCACAATAAATTTCAGTGTTGTTTAGGAGCTCTAATGTCATttctaacctagcctaacctaacctataaAAACAGCAGGGGTGCACATTAGATTTGGGGGCGtgttaaaacaaaacaaatgaagcAGCGATGCATTTGGGCACATTTTTTATGCCTATTCTTTAAGTCGGCCTGCCAGATAATTTCATTAATTTCGTCTGTCGCGTCaaggtcaaattaatggaagttggcTGTATTAAACTTTCCTGGCCTGAGGCCTGATCAAGCAATCGCACTATTAGTATGTTGTGGGTGCCTCTATTCTAAAGCTTGTATTTGAGCTGTGGGCTCTCTGCAGTCCTGACCCATTATCAGACGAAGAATGTGCATGCTATTACAAAATGGATTCACTGAGCTTGTCTCAGTACTTGGTTCCAAAAGACTTCCTGTAAAACGTACGCCTGCATTTATTCTTTTGCTAGGTGAACACTTCGGCTGGCCACCTTCCAAGTCAAGCAACCCTTCAGCAATGGCTAATATACATGCAGCCCATCGACTAGGTATACAAGCAATAAATATACAAGATACTGTCAAACCTCAATGTAACGAGCATGAACATAATAAATTTATTAAATTACGTTTCTTGACAATGCTAGCATATGATGAGTACTGTATGCTTGTAGCAAATATTGGCTATAACAAAGGCATTTTCGTGTTGGATGCGATTCGCtataatgaggtttgactgtGTCGCTGGAGTTCCAGTTCCTAATGTAGACAAAACAAGCACATTCAATGTGCTATATAGGCCGGTTTCTTCAGTTTTGATCTTTTTTCTTCTGAGAACTTTGTTCCACAAATATGAGATATACTGGTCTTTGTTAGCACTGGATGGAGACTTGTAGACAAAATTTGAAACTCAAGATAAGAAACTTAGTTCCCTCTGGCTTCTGCTGGCTCCAAATGGTCCAAACTGGGACTTTTACCAACACGAGACTTGTTTATTCTGGTTAAAACTGGTTAGTACCTTCATCTGGGATTAAGAGTTAGTCAAAGACACAAGCTCTCACTTCGCCTTTGGTCAAAAAGATGGGATTTCAATTATTTTCACACTGACTAAATATAATTATTTCATTAATTTATGCTTGCAGCATTTGTATTTGTGATATCTTTTTTCTTAAATAAACAAAGCTTTCAGTGCTTCTTTTAGTAACAGAAGTTCAAAGCTGTTTATTTTTCAGCGTTAATCAAATGTTTGCAATTTGGCCTCTGTGGGACATGAAAAATTGGTTCCAGACATCCCAGATGAAAATTGACCACTTAAACTGGTTTATTGTCCTGTTGCCAAGTTGTATAGCTGGTTTAAGGCTGACTTCTGATGGTTATAACTGGTTATAAATAATAATTGGCGAATAATACAGCTAAACCAGTCGGACATTTTCATTTGATATATTAAGTTTGAATCAAGTGAAATGTTTAGTGTGCATAGGTACCTTTGAAGCACAATCAAATGAAACAAAAGATGACATCAATTAGTGTGGAATCAATGGAAGTAATTCATTTTCTTGCAACCTTTTCTATTGGTGCTCTTATACCTTTAATTACCAACAATTCTTGCTCCATAAACTGGGTTTATAAATATAATTCCAGCTAGTATTCCTATTTTTGTATTTTCAGTCTTTGGTAGGAAATGTTGAATTAGCCATACTTGAACATAACTCCACTGTTATTTGATACATCAGTAATATTTGTCTTCGAATCGAGACAAAATACAAAAATGTTCATCTACTTTGATAtaagtgcacattgaagaacctaaggtggtcaatatttttctggagccctccactacagcatccCTCATTACCCACTGTACAATTTCAGGATGCTAAACCAATTTCAATGTTTTTCAATTCAGCTCAATATTTATTTCGTTACGAGATGTGAACATAATATGCATGGGGCCCACAGTAAAACCTACCTGTCACTAGCTTGACAGAGCCATGTACATCTAAAACACTGGATCAGGCAGGATATAAAGATTGAACAAACTAACATTCCTACAGAGTTTAACAAGCTTACATAACAGCGTAAAGTTCAACATTGCATAAGGAAAGTCATCATACAAGCAGAAAGTCATTAATTAAAAAAAGAGGCCAGTCTGAAGTATCTTGTTGACAAAGAAACAGAGAAATGGAAATATATTGcaaaagcaacacaaaacggtagAAAAACATGTTCATACTTCAGTTTTACAAGTTTAAGAAGAGGCGATTACACATACATTTAGCTGGACTGAGCTTAATATTCTGGAAAAGAAAGTATTCACTCTTCTATATTTTCATAGTTAGAAGTACAAATAAAACTCTATTTAGAAGTCTGTCTTTACAATCGTCATTTTCTTTCACCCAATAACCAACATCAGTTTTGTTGTAATGCTGACAGTAGTGTGTCGATACATGGTTTCAACAATTTGATATGTGTTTACATGTAGGTCTAAAAATTTCATTgtacagatttttttcttctgttttccttttcagCAAATGAAACGTCGTGGTGGAGCAGAAATTCCAAACTATTTCCTTAACCTGTCTTTACCATCAGCCTGCCTGAAGTGCAAAACAAATTTCCAAGACGAGGGAGAATGTCTCTTCATCTGTGTCATTTTCATTTTGGCTGTATAAAGTTTTTGCACATTTCATTGTTGAAATTGTTGTATCTTAAGAGTCGCAGTTTGTGCATGCGAGTGGAAACAATTTTCATGGCACATAGCCTTATCTAGTAATTTGTTTCAATGCTGATGCTGACACTCATTAGCAATTCCTGTTTTATCCATCGTTAGCTACTGTAAATTTGTGAAGCAGAAGAGAGGTTGTTGGACAACTGAGGAAAACCCATTCATTGTGGACTTTTCTGTATGCATTCATTTATTTGATGAACTTTTCCGAAGGCCGTTCATAGTGGCCTCAAGAAAGAGAATAAACACTTTAATTCACACTTTGTCATGTGTTACATGTGCATCGTCCAAACTGAATGTTTCAATGATTAGATTACTTTTAACATATATGAAATTTTTGGTTAGCGTTTGCAACATCACTTGACATGTTTAAATTTTTGCGCCACTACTCACGCATGCGCACTTACGTATCAATATAGGTTTGCATTTCAATTCCGCTTCCGGAGTTATGGGTGATAAGCACGTTTCGCAAACACCGGTGTGGTTGGTTCAAGGTGGTGTTGCCCAAGACGATTGTTGTAATTTTAACAAGGCTTCAACATGCATCATCTACTTGTGTGCTTAGCGTTAATACCTTAACTCGTGTGTGGTTGCCGCTTTCCGTGCCTTTGCCAAACCCCTGCGAAAAGACATGACGGCGTTCTCGAAGCTCAAGGCGGCAGTAACCACACTATTTACCAAGCACCTGTTTGTTACTAACGTCGTTCTCGGCACAGGCttcatgatggtcggtgacacgATGCAACAGAGCTACGAAATCTACGCTGGAAAAGAGAAAGACCTTGACACGAAGAGATCAAGTAAGTTGGTGCAAGCGGTGTTAGTGGATCGTCGGCTGCTAGCCAACTGGAGCGTCTGCGGTTTTGGATGTAGCAGAAGTCGTTTCCATTTAACGATGATCTAGCGCTTGTAGTGCTGATatatcatgaaaaagaaagaacaaagggtTTACTGATTGGATCAACTGCATGACAATGGTTGCGTTTTTGTAAGCGCACGATTTTTCTGTCTAGCATACCGCATACTACTGCAACTCCACCACTTCGTTCAGGTATTATTCGAGATTGTGGATGGCTGTGGTCTGATATTCGTATAAGTGAAGACGCAGAATACTTTACTGTGATCCTGATGCTTTAACATCGACGTGCTTGTGATGAGTTGAGCTGATGTAGAACAATACTTGAATGAGAGGAAAAAGTTCAGTAACGCTTTACTAGCACGTTAGTAATGTGCACTGGCAACCAACCAGGCATCAGCGAAACGTGTGGTTCTGTTTGCAGAGAATATGCTGATTGTCGGCGGCACATTCGGCGTTTGCGGTCACAAGTGGTACTCGTTTCTAGACCGCAAATTTCCTGGGAAGACGCTAGGGATGGTTGGACGCAAGCTGCTATGCGAATTCGCGATCTGCCCTCCGCTTGCATTCGTCCTTTTTGTCGGCGTGGGTCTTCTGAACAGCAAGCCCTTCCAGCACAGCGTCACTGAATTCAAGAAAAACATCGTCCTCTTTTGCATCGTGAGTAGCTTCCTTGGCAATCGTGATTGATCGACCGTGTTGGCAGCCAACAACCCAGCGCAGGGTTGGTTTCGATTGTAACTGCTTCCTTGTAAGCTGTTCACCTCTGCGACAGAATTTTAACTACGTGctttgttattctttttttcaaatttctaACTAACGCATGGAGGCCATTGTTAATAAGTTCTTTGGAAGAACCTGATGGCATAGTCATTTGAAAGGCCATTATCATTGCCTTTCTGTTAAGAAGGTTACATTGCAGACTGTGTCTTTCTTTACCAGTTTGACAGTGCAGATACAAAGTTTAGTTATCAGCATAAGTCCTACTTCACTctataaataatatatatatatatatatgtcaggtgggcggctgagattacgaagtttgcagggacaacaaggtcacaattagtacatgaccggggtagttggagaagtttgggagaggcctttgccctgcagtgggcata contains:
- the LOC142559992 gene encoding mpv17-like protein 2, giving the protein MTAFSKLKAAVTTLFTKHLFVTNVVLGTGFMMVGDTMQQSYEIYAGKEKDLDTKRSKNMLIVGGTFGVCGHKWYSFLDRKFPGKTLGMVGRKLLCEFAICPPLAFVLFVGVGLLNSKPFQHSVTEFKKNIVLFCIADWGCFVPAQALNFFFLPPRYRFLYVCGLTVVYDIFLSFILHRDSPEEEVKS